A window from Mustela erminea isolate mMusErm1 chromosome 17, mMusErm1.Pri, whole genome shotgun sequence encodes these proteins:
- the ARHGEF2 gene encoding rho guanine nucleotide exchange factor 2 isoform X20, whose protein sequence is MKEAKDARYTNGHLFTTISVSGMTMCSACNKSITAKEALICPTCNVTIHNRCKDTLANCTKVKQKQQKAALLKNNTALQSVSLRSKTTPRERPSSAIYPSDSFRQSLLGSRRGRSSLSLAKSVSTTNIAGHFNEESPLGLRRILSQSTDSLNMRNRTLSVESLIDEGAEVIYSELMSDFETDERDFAADSWSLAVDSGFLQQQKKEVMKQQDVIYELIQTELHHVRTLKIMTRLFRAGMLEELQLEPGVVQGLFPCVDELSDIHTRFLSQLLERRRQSLCPGSTRNFVIHRLGDLLINQFSGPSAEQMRKTYSEFCSRHTKALKLYKELCARDKRFQQFIRKVTRSAVLKRHGVQECILLVTQRVTKYPVLISRILQHSHGPEEERQDLTTALGLVKELLSNVDQDVHELEKGARLQEIYHRMDPRAQAPVPGKGPFGREELLRRRLIHDGCLLWKTATGRFKDVLMLLMTDVLLFLQEKDQKYIFPALDKPSVVSLQNLIVRDIANQEKGMFLISAAPPEMYEVHTASRDDRSTWIRVIQQSVRVCPSREDFPLIETEHEAYLRRIKMELQQKDQALVELLQEKVGLFAEMTHFQVDEDGGGLTLPALPRGLFRSESLECPRGERLLQDAIREVEGLKDLLVGPGVELLLTAREPALPGDLDSGGSTSPGVTANGEAGTFNGSTELCGTDSDSGRKVGLPQDRNGNQLRAPQELSHPEAWALSPPSPLSSGSAAATGQSLWASARPPGGRGAAGHADGGAVPRGPRAAGEAGARQLPGRGGRPSRARAARARQAGHRAGAPAATTRAAAGGAAALPAAGRGARHRGGQPGGAAPRERAGARAAGARGRGGPQAAGRAGPQRAALRRGPLGAQTPGPAAPQPPRGRRPVPELHAPAGPREAGPGQPRGAAAGQQRPGHGQRGGGGLPPVPAPQSARLHPNAGHPRRDRESRRGACGFRELRGPSLRPVPPGRTHQGRQTLEPPVWSAREHSKELPTAPAGSGAPPTPGAAGKLGGNGPQHLLLVSRSYTMDASFSCLLPSTLGKFIYLLFISYTGSGEI, encoded by the exons cctgcAATGTGACTATCCACAACCGCTGTAAAGACACGCTCGCCAACTGCACCAAGGTCAAACAGAAG CAACAGAAAGCCGCCCTGTTGAAGAACAACACTGCCTTGCAGTCTGTCTCCCTTCGCAGTAAGA CTACCCCCCGGGAGCGGCCAAGTTCTGCCATTTACCCCTCGGACAGCTTCCGGCAATCCCTGCTTGGTTCCCGCCGCGGCCGCTCCTCCTTGTCGCTGGCCAAGAGTGTCTCTACCACCAACATCGCTGG ACACTTCAACGAAGAGTCCCCCCTGGGGCTGCGGCGCATCCTGTCCCAGTCCACGGACTCCCTCAACATGCGGAACCGGACCCTGTCCGTGGAGTCCCTCATTGACGAAG GTGCAGAGGTGATCTACAGCGAGCTGATGAGTGACTTTGAGACGGACGAGAGGGACTTCGCAGCCGACTCGTGGAGCTTGGCCGTGGACAGCGGCTTCCTGCAACAGCAGAAGAAGGAGGTGATGAAGCAGCAGGACGTCATCTATG AGCTCATCCAGACGGAGCTGCACCACGTGCGGACGCTGAAGATCATGACACGGCTGTTCCGCGCGGGCATGCTGGAGGAGCTGCAGCTCGAGCCCGGCGTGGTGCAGGGGCTGTTCCCCTGCGTGGACGAGCTCAGCGACATCCACACGCGCTTCCTCAGCCAGTTGCTGGAACGCCGCCGCCAGTCCCTGTGCCCCGGCAGCACCCGCAACTTCGTCATCCACCGCTTGGGTGACCTGCTCATCAACCAG TTCTCAGGTCCCAGCGCCGAGCAGATGCGGAAGACCTACTCGGAGTTCTGCAGCCGCCACACCAAGGCCTTAAAGCTCTACAAGGAGCTGTGCGCGCGCGACAAGCGGTTCCAGCAGTTCATCCGG AAGGTGACGCGGTCCGCGGTGCTGAAGCGGCATGGGGTGCAGGAGTGCATCCTGCTGGTGACCCAGCGCGTCACCAAGTACCCGGTGCTCATCAGCCGCATCCTGCAGCACTCCCACG GGCCCGAGGAGGAACGCCAGGACCTGACCACGGCCCTGGGGCTGGTGAAGGAGCTGCTGTCCAACGTGGACCAGGATGTGCACGAGCTGGAGAAGGGGGCCCGCCTGCAGGAGATCTACCACCGCATGGACCCGCGGGCGCAGGCCCCGGTGCCTGGCAAGGGCCCGTTCGGCCGGGAGGAGCTCCTGCGACGCAGGCTCATCCACGACGGCTGCCTCCTGTGGAAGACGGCGACCGGCCGCTTCAAAG ACGTCCTGATGCTGCTGATGACGGACGTGCTGCTGTTCCTGCAGGAGAAGGACCAGAAGTACATTTTTCCCGCCCTG GACAAGCCCTCCGTGGTATCGCTGCAGAATCTGATAGTGCGGGACATCGCCAACCAGGAGAAAGGGATGTTCCTGATCAGCGCCGCGCCCCCTGAGATGTACGAGGTCCACACGGCGTCCCGGGATGACCGGAGCACCTGGATCCGCGTCATTCAGCAGAGCGTGcgcgt GTGCCCATCCAGAGAGGACTTCCCCCTGATAGAGACAGAGCACGAGGCTTACCTGCGCCGAATCAAGA TGGAGCTTCAACAGAAAGACCAGGCCTTGGTTGAGCTGCTGCAGGAGAAGGTCGGGCTGTTTGCCGAGATGACCCATTTCCAGGTGGACGAGGATGGTGGCGGCTTGACCCTGCCTGCCCTACCCAGGGGCCTTTTCCGCTCCGAGTCCCTGGAGTGCCCCCGCGGAGAGCGGCTGCTGCAGGATGCCATCCGGGAGG TGGAGGGTCTGAAAGACCTCCTGGTGGGGCCCGGAGTGGAGCTGCTCCTGACAGCCCGGGAACCAGCCTTGCCCGGGGACCTCGACAGCGGCGGTAGCACGAGTCCTGGGGTCACTGCCA ATGGTGAGGCCGGAACCTTCAACGGCTCCACTGAGCTCTGCGGAACCGACTCGGACTCCGGCCGGAAGGTGGGCCTCCCGCAG GACCGGAACGGAAATCAGCTGAGAGCCCCCCAGGAG CTCTCCCATCCCGAGGCTTgggccctgtccccaccctctcctctgtcctcaggAAGCGCTGCAGCGACTGGTCAATCTCTATGGGCTTCTGCACGGCCTCCAG GCGGCCGTGGCGCAGCAGGACACGCTGATGGAGGCGCGGTTCCCCGAGGGCCCCGAGCGGCGGGAGAAGCTGGCGCGCGCCAACTCCCGGGACGGGGAGGCCGGCCGAGCCGcgcccgcgccgcccgcgcccgACAAGCAGGCCACCGAGCTGGCGCTCCTGCAGCGACAACACGCGCTGCTGCAGGAGGAGCTGCGGCGCTGCCGGCGGCTGGGCGAGGAGCGCGCCACCGAGGCGGGCAGCCTGGAGGCGCGGCTCCGCGAGAGCGAGCAGGCGCGCGCGCGGCTGGAGCGCGAGGCCGAGGAGGCCCGCAGGCAGCTGGCCGCGCTGGGCCACAGCGAGCCGCCCTCCGCCGAGGCCCCCTGGGCGCGCAGACCCCTGGACCCGCGGCGCCGCAGCCTCCCCGCGGGCGACGCCCTGTACCTGAGCTTCACGCCCCCGCAG GACCGAGAGAGGCAGGACCTGGGCAGCCCCGAGGAGCGGCTGCAGGACAGCAGCGACCCGGACACGGGCAGCGAGGAGGAGGGGGGCTGCCGCCTGTCCCCGCCCCACAGTCCGCGAG ACTTCACCCGAATGCAGGACATCCCAGAAGAGATCGAGAGTCGCGACGGGGAGCCTGTGGCTTCAGAGAGCTAAGGGGCCCCTCCCTCCGTCCTGTGCCCCCAGGAAGAACACACCAGGGGAGGCAAACTCTGGAGCCTCCAGTGTGGTCGGCAAGGGAACATTCGAAAGAACTGCCGACTGCCCCTGCCGGCTCTGGGGCTCCTCCGACCCCTGGGGCCGCTGGGAAGCTGGGGGGAAATGGGCCACAGCACCTCCTGCTGGTATCCAGGAGCTACACCATGGATGCCAGCTTTTCATGCCTTCTTCCCTCTACTTtaggaaaatttatttatttattgtttattagtTACACGGGGAGTGGGGAGATTTAG